ACCTGTACCACAACTGGCTCGCGGCCTTCACCCCGGTGCAGGCGCAGGTGGTGCGGCCGGTCTTCTTCCTCGTCGCCGCGCTGGTGGCGGGGGCGCTGGGCTGGGGTGCGTTGCGCCCCGCCGAGGAGGGTGCGGCCTCCCCGCTGGGTCGGCGCGAGAGCTGGCTCGAAGGCCTCTGGGTGGGGGTGCTGCTGCTCGCGTTGGTGCTCGGCTACGCCTGGTTGAGCGGCCGCACCGCCTGGCTGGGCCCGGTGCCCTTCAACCCGCTGCTGCCCCTGGGGGCGCTGGCGCTGGCGGCGCTGGCGCTGGCCGAGCCGCTGCTGCGGGTGCGCCTGCCGGCGGCGCTGCAGGCCCGCTACGGCGCCGGGCTGGCCCCGGTCTTCGCGGTGCTGGTGGCCGGCCTCTTCCTGCTGGCCCCGGTGCTGCTGTGGTGGGTCGTGGCCGCCGGCGCAATGCTGATCTACCTGCGGATGCGCGGCCTGCTGCCGGTGATGGTGGGCTGGCTCGTTTTGGGCGTGCTGCTCCTCGGCGCGGGGTACGTGCCCTGGGCGCGCGCCTTCTTCTGAGATGACCGTCTACTTCCTGTCCGACTTCGGCACCGCCGACGTCTTCGCAGGGGTGGTGCGGGCGGTGCTGGTGCGCCGCGCCCCCGGGGTGCGGGTGGTGGACCTGGCCCACGACCTGCCGCCGGGGGACCTGCGCCACGCCGCGCTGCAGCTTTATGCGGCCGTGCCCCACCTCGCGGAGGGGGGCGTGGTGCTCGCGGTGGTGGACCCGGGGGTGGGCTCGGACCGCCGGGCCCTGGCCGTGCGCGGCGAGCGCCTGTGGTACGTGCTGCCCGACAACGGGCTGCTCACGCTGGCCGCCGAGCTCGACCCGCCCCGCGCGGCCTGGGTGCTCGAGCCCCGGCGCTTCGCCCCCGGACCCGTGAGCCCCACCTTTCACGGCCGCGACCTCTTCGCCCCCGCGGCCGCGCACTTGGCGCTGGGGCAGCCGCCGGACGCGCTGGGGCCGCGGCTCGACGTGGGGGAGCTGGTGCGCCTGCCCCTGGCCACGGCGGCGGGGCGCGAAGGAGAGGTGATCGCCTTCGACCGCTTCGGCAACGCCATCAGCAACCTGCGGCCGTCGCAGCGGCCCGAGGCCGTGCACCTGGCGGGCCGGCGCATCCCGTTCCGCACCACCTTCGCCGACGTGCCCGAAGGCGAGGCCGTGGCCTACCTGGGCTCGTCGGGGCTGGTGGAGATCGCCATTCGCGGCGGTTCCCTGCGCGAAAAGTTCAAGCTCTTCGAGGGCGCGGCGGTGAGCCTGCACGGGCCCGAGGAGGAGCCCCCGCCGCTCGAGCTCGACTAGCCCTCGAAGGCCGCGCGCAGCGCGGGCATGAAGCCGTGCTCCGCGAGGTCGAGGCTGATGGGGGTGATCGAGGTGTACCCGTCGCGCACCGCCCAGAGGTCGGTTCCCGGGTCCTCGCTGCCCGTGGGCTTGCCCGCGATCCAGTAGTAGGGCACGCCGTTCGGGTCCACGCGTTCGACGACCGTGTCCTCGTAGTGGTGGGTCGAGAGCTCGGTGATGCGCACCCCCCTGGGCGCGTTCACCGGGAAGTTGACGTTCAGGAACACCTTCTCGGGCAGGCCGTGCTCGGCCACCCAGCGGGCGATGCGCACCGCCTCGGCGGCGCCGGGTTCGAAGTCCATCCCGTTGCGGCTGCCCACGTCGAGGCTGAAGGCGATGGAGGGGATCCCGATCGAGGTGCCCTCGATCGCCCCGGCCACCGTGCCCGAGTGGGTGAGGTCGAGGCCCAGGTTCACCCCGATGTTGATGCCGCTGACGACCAGGTCGGGCCGGCCCAGCAGGTGCACCCCCAGGACCACGCAGTCGGCGGGGGTGCCGTCCACGCGGTAGGCCGGGATCGGGTCCAGCCCCGCCGCCGCGGTGTGCTTGAAGCGCAGCGGCCGGCGCACGGTGATGCCGTGGCCCACCGCCGACTGCTCCACGTCGGGGGCCACCACGTAGACCTCGCCCAGCGCGCTCATGGCCCGGGCCAGCGCCTTGATGCCCGGAGAGAATATGCCGTCGTCGTTGGTGACGAGGATCTTCATACCCCTAAGCCTACACCCGGGGTAAGCTCGGGGTATGTTCCCGCTGGCCGACATCAACCGCCCGCTGCGCCCGCCCCTCGTGGTCAAGGCGCTGGTGGCGTTGAACGCGGCCGTCTTCCTCGTCGAACTGCTGGCCAGCCCCGCCGCCCGCGAGGCGATGATCTACACCTACGGCTTCGTGCCCCGGCTTTTCTGGGCCGATCCCCTGGGCGAGGGGTACCGGCTCGTCACCAGCCAGTTCCTGCACGGCGGTTTCAGCCACATCCTCGGCAACCTCTGGTTCCTCTGGGTCTTCGGGGACAACGTGGAGGACCGCCTGGGGCGCTTCCGCTTCCTGATCTTCTACCTGCTGGGGGGCGCGCTGGCGGCCCTGGCCCAGGGGGTCTTCGACCCCGGGTCCACCAGCCCCATGATCGGGGCTTCCGGATCGATCTCGGCCGTGCTGGGCGCGTATTTCGTCCTCTTTCCGCGCGCCCAGATCCTGACGCTGGTCTGGATCATCCTCCCCCTCACCTTCTACCTGCCCGCGGCCTTCTACCTGGGCTACTGGGCGTTGCTGCAGTTCTTCTACGCCCTCCTGGGCGGGT
This genomic stretch from Oceanithermus profundus DSM 14977 harbors:
- a CDS encoding SAM hydrolase/SAM-dependent halogenase family protein; protein product: MTVYFLSDFGTADVFAGVVRAVLVRRAPGVRVVDLAHDLPPGDLRHAALQLYAAVPHLAEGGVVLAVVDPGVGSDRRALAVRGERLWYVLPDNGLLTLAAELDPPRAAWVLEPRRFAPGPVSPTFHGRDLFAPAAAHLALGQPPDALGPRLDVGELVRLPLATAAGREGEVIAFDRFGNAISNLRPSQRPEAVHLAGRRIPFRTTFADVPEGEAVAYLGSSGLVEIAIRGGSLREKFKLFEGAAVSLHGPEEEPPPLELD
- the surE gene encoding 5'/3'-nucleotidase SurE, translating into MKILVTNDDGIFSPGIKALARAMSALGEVYVVAPDVEQSAVGHGITVRRPLRFKHTAAAGLDPIPAYRVDGTPADCVVLGVHLLGRPDLVVSGINIGVNLGLDLTHSGTVAGAIEGTSIGIPSIAFSLDVGSRNGMDFEPGAAEAVRIARWVAEHGLPEKVFLNVNFPVNAPRGVRITELSTHHYEDTVVERVDPNGVPYYWIAGKPTGSEDPGTDLWAVRDGYTSITPISLDLAEHGFMPALRAAFEG
- a CDS encoding rhomboid family intramembrane serine protease, which produces MFPLADINRPLRPPLVVKALVALNAAVFLVELLASPAAREAMIYTYGFVPRLFWADPLGEGYRLVTSQFLHGGFSHILGNLWFLWVFGDNVEDRLGRFRFLIFYLLGGALAALAQGVFDPGSTSPMIGASGSISAVLGAYFVLFPRAQILTLVWIILPLTFYLPAAFYLGYWALLQFFYALLGGSNVAFWAHLGGFVWGWAALRYGLFAPAAPPWRRG